GTGCAGCACGAAGAGTTCGACGACGATCATCGCAACGTCGGCTACCGCTACGAAGTCTCGCTGCCGGCACTCACGCACGTTTTGGAGAGATCATGAAGCGCCCCTCGATTCATTTCACATCGCGCGCGGTTGCGGCATTTGCAGCGGCCCTGTTTTTCGTGCCGGCCGCTTCGAACGCGGCCCCGCCGGCGAGCGTTCCCGCGCCGGCCGCAAGCCCGGCACCCGCCGCGCCGGTGCAGTTCAGCGATCCGGCCATGCAGTTTACGGCACCGGCGGGGTACTTCAAACTCAACGTTCCGCCGCACGACCCGACGAATTTTTCCCAATCGACGATCGTAGCGGCGTTCGTCAAGAGTCCGGGACGCGACGAGCAGCGCCTCATTACCGTCTCGATGGAGAACTGGGACGGGTTCAGCCTTACCGGTTTCGAGGGCACCAACGAAAACGAGCTGCGAAGCAAAGTCGATTCGCTCTTCGTTTCGAGAAAAGAACAGACCACGCTCTCCAACGGCATGCCGGCGTTTTGGATGGTGCTCTCCGTGGGCTCGGGATTCGCTTCGCAGAAGTGGTATCAGTACGTGTGGGTAGACGGCATGCGCGCCGTTACCGTCGCGATCAAAGCCAAACTCGGCGAACTGGATGAAAAAGACGCGCGCGCGGCGCTGAGCAATCTCTCCGGCGTCGCATACCCGCGCAATCGCCAGTAGGCCGCCTACGCGCGAGCGGGTTCGCGCACCGTACGTTCGAGCGCGCCGCGCAAATCTTCGAGTAAGTCGTCGATATCTTCGATTCCGACCGAGAGGCGCAGCAGCCCGTCGGTGACGCCGCGTTTTTCGCGATCCTCTTTGGGGATCGATCCGTGCGTCATGCGCGCGGGATGGCAGATGAGTGACTCCACGCCCCCCAGACTCTCGGCCAGACTGAAATAGTGCATGCGGCTCGCGAAATCGATGGCGCGCTGCTCGGGTCCGTGCAGCGTAAAACTGACCATGCCGCCGAAACCGCTCATCTGCCGCTTGGCAAGATCGTGCTGCGGATGCGAGGGCAGCCCGGGATAGTAGACGCGATCGACTTCGGCATGCGCTTCGAGGAATTCGGCGACCGCTTGCGCGTTGCGCGCGTGCTCGCGCATGCGAATCGCAAGCGTCTTTGCGCCGCGCATCGTGAGCCACGCATCGTTGGGGCTCGGGACGCCACCGACGGCGTTTTGATGGAACTTTATGAGATCGTGAAACTCGCGATTGCTGGTGAGCGCGGCCCCGCCGATGACGTCGCTATGACCGCCGATGTATTTGGTCGTAGAGTGTACGACGATGTCGGCTCCGAGCGCCAGCGGCTGTTGAAAATACGGCGATGCGAACGTATTGTCGACGGCGACGATCTGGCCGGGTTTGCGCAGCGCGCAGACGGCGCGAATGTCGATGAGCTTGAGCAGCGGATTGGTCGGCGTTTCGATCCAGAAGAGTTTCGTATTCGGTTTGATCGCCGCGCGTACGGCGTCGATGTCGGCCATATCGACGTAGGTGAACTCGAGTCCGTAACGCGCGAGGACGCGCGAGAAAAGCCGATACGTTCCGCCGTAGAGATCGTCGGTCACGATGGCGTGATCGCCGGCCGAGAGCAGATTGAGTACGGCCGCGGTCGCGGCCATGCCGCTGGCAAACGCGCTGCCGTACTCGGCGCCCTCCAACGCGGCGAGCTGCGCTTCGAGCGCGACGCGCGTGGGATTAACCGTGCGGCTGTAGTCGAATCCTTTGTGCGAGCCGACGGCCTCCTGCGTGTACGTTGAGGTTTGATAGATCGGGACGATCGTGGCGCCGGTCGTGGGATCGGCGCCTTGTCCGACGTGGATGGCTTTGGTGCTGAATTTCATGCGCGTTAGACGGCTTTCGGCGTTTCTGAGGTAGAGGAAAGGTAGCTGATGATATCTTGACGCGTGAGCACGCCGA
Above is a genomic segment from Candidatus Baltobacteraceae bacterium containing:
- a CDS encoding cystathionine gamma-synthase, with the protein product MKFSTKAIHVGQGADPTTGATIVPIYQTSTYTQEAVGSHKGFDYSRTVNPTRVALEAQLAALEGAEYGSAFASGMAATAAVLNLLSAGDHAIVTDDLYGGTYRLFSRVLARYGLEFTYVDMADIDAVRAAIKPNTKLFWIETPTNPLLKLIDIRAVCALRKPGQIVAVDNTFASPYFQQPLALGADIVVHSTTKYIGGHSDVIGGAALTSNREFHDLIKFHQNAVGGVPSPNDAWLTMRGAKTLAIRMREHARNAQAVAEFLEAHAEVDRVYYPGLPSHPQHDLAKRQMSGFGGMVSFTLHGPEQRAIDFASRMHYFSLAESLGGVESLICHPARMTHGSIPKEDREKRGVTDGLLRLSVGIEDIDDLLEDLRGALERTVREPARA